One Arthrobacter sp. B3I4 genomic window, CGTCCCGGCTCGACGTTTGCAAGCAGCGAGCGGGGCCGGAACCCGCGAGCCCGGGCGCCGGAACCGTGCTGTAACCGGCGAAGCGGGGCTACACGCCGTAGCTGGGTTCGCACTTCTTAACCCAGCCGATGACGAGCGAGGTCAGCGGCACAAACGCGAACTCCACCAAGGTTTTATAGACGAAACCCACCAGGACATAGTTCACGAACATCCCGGCGTCGCTGATTCCGATCACGGAGGCGGCGATGCTGCAGAAGATCAGCGTATCGACGAACTCGCCCACGCCGGAGGAGCCCATCAGGCGCGCCCACAGCGACTTCTCCCCGGTCCGGGCCTTCATCTTGACGAGGATCCAGGAGTTGATCGTCTGGCCGGCGAAGAAAGCCAGCAGCGACGCGAGCACGATCTGCGGGACCGGCCCGAGCGCGCCCTCCAGCGCCGACTGCTTGGCGGCCCCGTACTCGTCGTCGAAGCCGGGGAGGGCGATGATGATCCAGTAGCTCAGGGACGCGAACACGGATAGCGCGAAGCTGGTCATAATGGCCTTCCGCGCCACCTTGAAGCCGTACACCTCGCTGATGACGTCGCCCAGGATGTAGGCCAGCGGGAAGAGGAAGAATCCGCCGTCGGTAATGATCGGGCCGATCGCCACACCCTTGGACGCTCCGATGTTGGACAGGATCAGCACCACGGCCATCACAGCCAGCATGATGCCGAAGTACGGCGAGCCGATGGACGCGAACTTTGGCGGGGCAGCAGCGGGGACGGTCTTGGCGGAAGTCATGAGGAATCCATTCGTAGTGGTTCGCTCGGCGGGCCGGGACAGTTCTTGGCCCCGGTTGGCCGGCTGTATTAGCACTGAGGGCTCCGGCGGAACGCGCCGGGAGCCTCTCCATTCTCGCACCCGCGCGAT contains:
- a CDS encoding queuosine precursor transporter codes for the protein MTSAKTVPAAAPPKFASIGSPYFGIMLAVMAVVLILSNIGASKGVAIGPIITDGGFFLFPLAYILGDVISEVYGFKVARKAIMTSFALSVFASLSYWIIIALPGFDDEYGAAKQSALEGALGPVPQIVLASLLAFFAGQTINSWILVKMKARTGEKSLWARLMGSSGVGEFVDTLIFCSIAASVIGISDAGMFVNYVLVGFVYKTLVEFAFVPLTSLVIGWVKKCEPSYGV